Proteins encoded together in one Hevea brasiliensis isolate MT/VB/25A 57/8 chromosome 16, ASM3005281v1, whole genome shotgun sequence window:
- the LOC110650687 gene encoding uncharacterized protein LOC110650687: MENTIKENGEKENHSFLDSSVQKVDPGKLPSLSWQRGLNSNGNVPQAFSISFREIMHMLPMGVRLWRYAKEQAARGRLPIFDFSKKRVITGDHGIPLGGIGAGSIGRSYKGQFQSFKLFPLICGESPVFANQFSVFVSRPNGKKFSTVLCSSRPEIPKESRSSGIESWDWNLEGEKCTYHALFPRAWTTYEGEPDPELKIVCRQISPFIPHNYKESSFPVSVFTFTLSNHGRTSADVTLLFTWANSVGGDSGFSGHHFNSKIVKEDGVHVVTLYHKSADRQPPLTYAVAAQETPDVHVSECPCFLISGNSPGFTAKDMWDEIKRNGTFDNLGHVKTSPSEPGSSIGAAVAASLTIPPECIRTVTFSLAWDCPEVRFSERSYYRRYTKFYGTLGDAAADIAHDAILEHTNWESQIEAWQRPILEDKRLPEWYPITLFNELYYLNSGGTVWTDGSPAVQSLAAIWERKFSLDRSSADLGNASGNAQKNDTSVEILERMVSIYEQIQTPVNSNSGFGTNLLQSGEENIGQFLYLEGSEYLMWNTYDVHFYSSFALLMLFPKLELSIQRDFAAAVMMHDPTRKKVMNDGKLVPRKVLGAVPHDTGLNDPWFELNAYNLFDTARWKDLNSKFVLQIYRDVVATGDKSFAKAVWPSVYVAIAYMDQFDKDGDGMIENEGFPDQTYDAWSVSGVSAYCGGLWVAALQAASALAREVGDNASANYFWAKYQKAKAVYVKLWNGSYFNYDSSSNSSIHADQLAGHWYARACCLSPIVDEEKAKSSLEKIHKFNVLKVKDGMRGAVNGMLPDGRVDMSALQSREIWPGVTYAVAASMIQEGMVDMAFQTAVGIYEAAWSQEGLGYSFQIPEGWNTDDQYRSLCYMRPLAIWAMQWALSKPKLVKEEMNLDLVDETLHHRQNLGFSRVAQLLKLPKDEASKSFLQVVYEFTCRRLPL, translated from the exons ATGGAGAATACCATCAAAGAAAATGGTGAAAAGGAAAACCATTCCTTTCTTGATTCCTCAGTACAAAAG GTTGATCCAGGGAAGCTTCCTTCATTGAGTTGGCAAAGAGGATTGAATAGCAATGGAAATGTACCTCAGGCGTTCAGTATAAGTTTTCGAGAGATAATGCATATG CTTCCAATGGGCGTGCGACTATGGCGTTACGCCAAGGAACAAGCAGCAAGAGGAAGG ctgccaatatttgatttttcaaaaaAGCGTGTGATTACTGGTGATCATGGCATTCCTTTAGGTGGCATTGG TGCAGGAAGCATTGGAAGAAGCTACAAAGGCCAGTTTCAATCCTTTAAACTATTCCCATTGATATGTGGAGAAAGCCCTGTTTTTGCAAATCAGTTTTCT GTCTTTGTATCTCGCCCAAATGGTAAGAAGTTTTCAACTGTATTATGTTCAAGCAGGCCAGAGATACCCAA AGAAAGCAGGAGCTCAGGCATTGAATCATGGGATTGGAATCTGGAAGGTGAGAAGTGTACATACCATGCTTTGTTTCCAAGGGCCTGGACAACCTATGAAG GTGAGCCAGACCCAGAACTTAAAATTGTTTGTCGTCAAATCTCACCTTTCATTCCCCACAACTACAAAGAAAGCAGCTTCCCTGTATCAGTGTTTACATTTACG CTATCTAATCATGGAAGGACTTCAGCAGATGTCACCTTGCTGTTTACTTGGGCT AATTCTGTTGGTGGGGACTCTGGATTTTCTGGTCATCACTTCAACTCAAAGATAGT GAAAGAAGATGGAGTGCACGTAGTCACTTTATACCACAA GTCAGCAGATAGGCAGCCTCCATTGACTTATGCCGTTGCAGCGCAGGAGACACCTGATGTACATGTATCAGAATGTCCCTGCTTCCTTATATCTGGCAATTCCCCGGGTTTCACTGCAAAAGATATGTGGGATGAAATTAAAAGG AACGGGACGTTTGACAACCTAGGCCACGTGAAAACTTCACCTTCAGAACCAGGATCATCAATTGGAGCAGCAGTAGCAGCCTCTTTAACAATTCCTCCTGAATGCATTCGCACTGTAACATTTTCGTTGGCATGGGACTGCCCAGAAGTAAGATTCAGTGAAAGAAGCTATTACAG GCGTTATACAAAATTCTATGGCACTCTTGGGGATGCAGCTGCTGATATTGCACATGATGCTATTCTTG AGCATACTAATTGGGAATCTCAGATAGAGGCATGGCAAAGACCAATTCTTGAAGACAAAAGACTTCCTGAATG GTACCCAATCACTCTCTTCAATGAACTCTATTATCTCAACTCTGGAGGAACTGTTTGGACAG ATGGATCACCTGCAGTCCAAAGTTTGGCAGCCATTTGGGAAAGAAAATTTTCTCTTGATAGGTCAAGTGCAGATTTAGGAAATGCAAGTGGTAATGCTCAAAAAAATGACACATCTGTTGAGATCCTAGAAAGGATGGTATCTATTTATGAGCAAATACAGACTCCAGTAAACTCAAATTCTGGTTTTGGAACAAATTTGCTCCAGAGTGGAGAAGAAAATATCGGACAATTCCTCTACCTTGAAGGTTCTGAATACCTCATGTGGAATACCTATGATGTTCATTTCTACTCATCTTTTGCACTTCTCATGCTATTCCCAAAACTTGAACTTAGCATCCAAAGAGACTTTGCTGCTGCAGTAATGATGCACGATCCTACTAGAAAGAAAGTTATGAATGACGGAAAGCTAGTTCCAAGAAAAGTTCTTGGTGCCGTTCCACATGATACCGGTCTTAATGATCCTTGGTTTGAACTAAATGCTTATAACCTTTTTGACACAGCTAGATGGAAGGACTTGAATTCTAAATTTGTTCTCCAGATATACAGGGATGTAGTCGCTACCGGTGACAAAAGTTTTGCTAAAGCTGTTTGGCCTTCGGTATATGTTGCAATAGCTTATATGGATCAGTTTGATAAGGATGGGGATGGGATGATTGAGAATGAGGGATTCCCTGATCAAACCTATGACGCATGGTCTGTTTCTGGTGTGAGTGCATATTGTGGTgggctttgggtggcggcactccAGGCTGCATCAGCCCTGGCACGTGAAGTTGGTGACAACGCATCAGCCAATTACTTCTGGGCTAAGTATCAGAAGGCAAAAGCTGTGTATGTCAAACTATGGAATGGTTCCTATTTCAACTATGACAGCAGTAGTAATAGTTCTATTCACGCTGATCAGTTGGCTGGGCACTG GTATGCTAGAGCATGTTGTCTTTCTCCAATTGTTGATGAGGAAAAAGCAAAGAGTTCCCTCGAAAAGATTCACAAGTTCAATGTCTTAAAGGTGAAAGATGGAATGCGAGGTGCAGTCAATGGAATGCTACCAGATGGAAGAGTTGATATGTCAGCATTGCAATCCAGAGAAATATGGCCTGGAGTTACATATGCTGTTGCTGCTTCTATGATTCAAGAGGGAATGGTGGACATGGCATTTCAGACTGCAGTTGGTATCTATGAAGCAGCATGGTCCCAAGAAGGTCTCGG TTATTCATTTCAGATTCCAGAAGGGTGGAATACTGATGACCAGTATAGATCGCTTTGCTACATGCGACCATTGGCAATATGGGCAATGCAGTGGGCATTATCAAAGCCTAAGCTCGTTAAAGAGGAGATGAATCTTGACTTGGTTGATGAAACTTTGCATCATAGGCAAAATTTAGGATTTTCCAGAGTTGCTCAACTTTTGAAGTTGCCAAAAGATGAAGCTTCCAAAAGCTTCCTACAGGTTGTTTATGAGTTCACTTGCAGAAGATTGCCATTGTAA
- the LOC110650688 gene encoding uncharacterized protein LOC110650688 isoform X1, producing MRQFGLQQAIPVLLHQDDALHAIDLPGNQEVNWATQHASYISLWDDRHNRVIRGMLGKDRMNYHSEYMEWYRNVTRRWISPMGAAIGMVVDGIEHIYLSSGINAIPDNMADIHQTALTILHASDEERRTIRVPSTERAPEAVQITGLEQEEVPSSRRQRRTMADRHHPVEIDLSQPCMPVARPSMLRMAVSAVPISHAARRRKRGHAAATTAQMDDLKSHVVDTTDAHILDDAPTVGV from the exons ATGCGCCAGTTCGGACTACAACAGGCTATTCCAGTACTGCTGCATCAGGATGATGCATTGCATGCTATTGATCTGCCAGGCAACCAAGAGGTTAACTGGGCAACCCAGCATGCCTCTTACATCAGTTTGTGGGACGATCGTCATAATCGGGTAATACGTGGCATGCTAGGAAAAGACAGAATGAATTACCATTCTGAGTATATGGAATGGTATCGTAATGTAACTAGAAGATGGATTAGTCCAATGGGTGCAGCAATTGGAATGGTG GTTGATGGGATTGAACATATATATCTCAGTAGCGGTATAAATGCTATACCAGATAATATGGCAGATATCCACCAAACGGCATTGACTATATTACATGCATCGGATGAAGAACGGCGTACTATAAGAGTGCCTTCAACCGAGAGAGCACCAGAAGCAGTGCAGATAACCGGGCTTGAACAAGAGGAGGTACCATCAAGTCGGAGGCAGCGACGTACCATGGCTGACAGACACCACCCTGTGGAGATTGATCTATCTCAGCCATGTATGCCAGTGGCACGACCATCAATGTTGCGGATGGCAGTGTCAGCTGTTCCGATATCACATGCAGCTAGGAGACGTAAACGTGGGCATGCAGCTGCAACAACAGCTCAGATGGATGACCTCAAATCACATGTTGTTGACACAACTGATGCACATATTTTGGATGATGCACCAACAGTTGGGGTATAG
- the LOC110650688 gene encoding serine/threonine-protein phosphatase 7 long form homolog isoform X2 — protein MHDWQQVCMRLFGVAPPEDAIYGSRLLLSWLGETFEELPVGADDFAIQCYARAYMMRLIGGVIFPDKSSSRVHLMFLPLLEDFQRAGEYSWGAPCLAWLYRELCRGTNPAAKQISGPLFLVQLWALERLPHLASTSRDNVPQDPHLPLGPLGCQWRNAKIVNEVSTQVLKQYRYALDRQGPDQMTWEPYTPEVVAKLPSYCTIARAIWGAVVPLICFHIVE, from the exons ATGCATGATTGGCAACAGGTGTGTATGAGATTGTTCGGGGTTGCTCCTCCTGAGGATGCTATTTATGGATCTCGGCTGCTACTTAGTTGGCTTGGGGAGACTTTTGAGGAGTTACCAGTAGGTGCTGATGATTTTGCTATACAATGCTATGCTCGAGCCTACATGATGCGTCTCATTGGAGGGGTAATATTCCCTGACAAGTCCTCTTCCCGTGTTCATTTGATGTTTCTACCTTTGCTAGAGGACTTTCAGAGAGCTGGTGAATACAGTTGGGGTGCTCCTTGTTTGGCATGGTTGTACAGGGAGCTTTGTCGTGGCACAAATCCTGCAGCAAAGCAAATTAGTGGTCCCCTCTTCCTAGTTCAACTGTGGGCACTGGAGAGACTCCCTCATCTTGCATCAACCTCAAGGGATAATGTGCCTCAGGATCCACACTTGCCCCTGGGTCCTCTTGGATGTCA GTGGAGAAATGCAAAGATTGTTAATGAAGTATCCACACAGGTGCTTAAGCAATATCGGTATGCATTAGATCGACAAGGTCCTGATCAG ATGACATGGGAGCCATACACTCCTGAGGTTGTTGCAAAGTTGCCATCGTATTGTACAATTGCTCGTGCAATATGGGGTGCTGTGGTGCCATTGATATGTTTTCACATTGTTGAATAG